In Malus sylvestris chromosome 16, drMalSylv7.2, whole genome shotgun sequence, the following are encoded in one genomic region:
- the LOC126609299 gene encoding LOW QUALITY PROTEIN: uncharacterized protein LOC126609299 (The sequence of the model RefSeq protein was modified relative to this genomic sequence to represent the inferred CDS: substituted 2 bases at 2 genomic stop codons), with translation MKRKQASTSDGGGGQFSGFKSKFNAKNIKEALTMGEMKMRVLPAVVDSLAVDLRVVLFQKDLILFVHYLLHLSRCSNLILRFWIILISSLHLILRMGINSFSPFYMPILLFTSFLSLLRLKFHNKLGSLVSILVDSRIIDRVEGVRFKDLVVVVPRVVQQNQMFVMNRQQADEDPNVITGTSMLLTILLXFXLIRVLPILVYLLNRKLVFFRPPGRPQVEFQGERRIIPNNLISCLRA, from the exons ATGAAGCGTAAACAAGCAAGCACtagtgatggtggtggaggaCAATTCAGCGGATTCAAGAGTAAGTTTAACGCTAAGAATATCAAGGAAGCATTGACTATGGGCGAAATGAAGA TGAGGGTTCTACCGGCAGTGGTCGATTCTCTGGCAGTGGATCTCAGGGTGGTTCTTTTTCAGAAGGATCTCATACTTTTTGTGCACTACTTGCTTCACCTATCACGATG CAGCAATCTGATTCTGAGGTTCTGGATAATTCTTATCAGCAGTTTGCACCTTATCCTGCGTATGGGCATCAATTCTTTCAGCCCATTCTACATGCCTATCCTCCTGTTCACTAGTTTCCTCAGCCTATTACGCCTCAAGTTCCACAACAAACTTGGCAGTTTAGTCAGCATACTTGTCGATAGCAGAATAATCGACAGGGTTGAGGGAGTCAGATTCAAAGATCTCGTAGTGGTCGTACCTCGGGTGGTGCAACAAAATCAGATGTTTGTAATGAATCGTCAGCAGGCTGATGAAGATCCTAATGTTATCACTGGTACGTCTATGCTTTTGACTATCTTGCTCTAGTTTTGATTGATCCGGGTGCTACCCATTCTTGTTTATCTCCTTAATCGGAAGTTGGTTTTCTTTCGTCCACCTGGAAGGCCACAAGTGGAATTTCAAGGTGAACGGAGAATCATACCTAACAATCTCATTTCTTGTCTCCGAGCCTAA
- the LOC126608547 gene encoding tobamovirus multiplication protein 2A-like, whose amino-acid sequence MACRGCLECLLKLLNFVLTLVGLAMVGYGIYLLVEYLRAADTTVMSSPVGDVHDLVQLSRPMLMTVSLSDNILDNLPKAWFIYLFIGIGAIIFVISCFGCVGAMTRNGCCLSCYSVLVILLILVELGAAAFIFFDKSWEDEIPMDSSGDFEMIYAFLKAHWNIVRWVALGAVVFEALLFLLALVVRAANRPAEYDSDDELIAPRQQIRQPLISNRPAVPATGVPVAGALDQRTPNRNDAWSTRMREKYGLDTAEFTYNPSESHRFQQVAAQPQEERSRCIVM is encoded by the exons ATGGCCTGCAGAGGGTGCTTGGAGTGCTTATTGAAGCTATTGAACTTTGTCTTGACCCTTGTGGGGCTGGCCATGGTGGGCTATGGGATCTACTTGCTTGTGGAATACTTGAGAGCTGCGGACACAACTGTAATGTCTTCGCCTGTGGGCGACGTTCATGATTTGGTACAGCTGAGCCGGCCTATGCTCATGACTGTGTCTCTTTCAGATAATATCTTGGATAATTTGCCGAAAGCTTG GTTCATATACTTGTTTATTGGAATTGGAGCGATTATATTTGTCATCTCTTGTTTTGGTTGCGTGGGTGCTATGACACGGAATGGCTGCTGCTTGAGTTGT TATTCGGTCCTGGTGATCCTTTTGATCTTGGTAGAGCTGGGAGCTGCCGCCTTTATATTCTTTGACAAAAGCTGGGAAGAT GAAATCCCAATGGATTCAAGTGGAGATTTTGAGATGATATATGCATTTCTGAAAGCTCACTGGAACATTGTGAGATGGGTTGCTCTTGGAGCTGTTGTCTTCGAG GCTCTACTTTTCTTGCTAGCTCTTGTGGTTAGGGCAGCGAATAGACCAGCAGAGTATGACAGTGATGATGAGCTCATTGCTCCAAGGCAACAAATTAGGCAGCCATTGATCAGCAACCGGCCAGCTGTTCCAGCAACTGGTGTACCTGTTGCTGGGGCTCTTGATCAGAGAACACCAAACAGAAATGATGCTTGGAGTACACGCATGAGGGAAAAG TACGGACTTGATACAGCTGAGTTTACATATAACCCATCAGAGTCACACAGATTCCAGCAAGTTGCAGCTCAACCACAAGAAGAAAGGAGCCGATGCATTGTCATGTGA